The Methylomonas montana genome has a window encoding:
- a CDS encoding tyrosine-type recombinase/integrase — MAEKLNKDAVYKAAKPEEKDYFINDGGGLYLWVKSGGSKLWQFVYTFEGKRKRLALGAYPGVTLEIARRKASEIREQLANDNDPAEGRKKVREDKKTAKLNQERKSDGLPILNSFADITGKWLDSIINTNTADTLTKKKNRLTTWIFPYIGDKPIDGIKSAEVLAALKPLIEAGKLDTAHRLRAEISAIFAYAIVHNLTEFDPAQPVAKQIPAQKVKHRAAIIDPKLVAQLLRDIGNYQGTFVVQSALRISPLLFQRPGEIRKMLWSDIDFESKEWRPFISKTDFHHIVPLSTQATEILKNIHPLTGNNPYVFPSSRGNGRPMSENTIMTALKTLGYDSEVMTAHGFRTTASTLLNEQSWSPDAIERQLSHAPRDKIRAVYNRAQYLDERRRMMQSWADYLDTLKSGKSADVIPIRKSLNT; from the coding sequence ATGGCTGAAAAACTCAATAAGGACGCGGTCTACAAGGCTGCCAAGCCGGAAGAAAAAGATTATTTCATCAATGATGGCGGCGGACTTTATCTGTGGGTCAAGTCTGGCGGCTCTAAACTTTGGCAATTTGTATACACCTTCGAGGGTAAACGGAAGCGTCTCGCCCTAGGAGCATATCCGGGCGTAACGCTAGAAATTGCTCGACGAAAGGCTTCAGAAATCCGCGAACAACTTGCCAATGATAATGATCCTGCGGAAGGACGTAAGAAAGTTAGAGAAGACAAGAAAACTGCAAAGCTCAATCAGGAGCGAAAAAGCGATGGATTACCCATCCTGAATAGTTTTGCCGACATAACCGGCAAATGGCTTGATTCCATCATCAATACCAATACAGCCGACACTCTGACGAAAAAGAAAAATCGCCTCACGACTTGGATCTTCCCCTACATAGGTGACAAGCCAATCGACGGCATTAAATCTGCCGAAGTTTTGGCGGCACTCAAACCTTTAATTGAAGCAGGCAAACTGGATACCGCGCACCGGCTCCGGGCGGAGATTAGTGCCATTTTTGCATATGCGATCGTACACAACTTAACCGAGTTCGATCCCGCTCAACCCGTTGCCAAGCAAATACCCGCGCAAAAGGTAAAACATCGAGCAGCAATCATCGACCCGAAACTGGTTGCACAATTGCTCAGAGACATCGGCAACTACCAAGGCACATTTGTCGTGCAGTCCGCGTTACGCATTTCTCCATTGTTATTCCAAAGACCGGGGGAAATCAGAAAAATGCTCTGGTCCGATATTGATTTTGAATCGAAGGAATGGCGGCCATTCATCTCCAAAACAGATTTTCACCATATAGTGCCTCTATCTACCCAAGCTACGGAGATTTTAAAGAACATCCATCCCCTGACCGGAAACAACCCATACGTATTCCCTTCGAGTCGTGGTAACGGTCGTCCCATGTCGGAAAACACCATCATGACTGCACTCAAGACATTGGGTTACGACAGTGAAGTAATGACGGCACATGGCTTTAGGACCACTGCGTCGACGTTGCTTAACGAACAGAGCTGGAGTCCAGACGCCATCGAAAGACAACTTTCCCATGCCCCCAGGGACAAAATAAGAGCTGTCTACAATCGAGCCCAATATTTGGACGAACGCCGCCGAATGATGCAATCCTGGGCGGATTATTTGGATACTCTGAAAAGCGGCAAAAGCGCAGACGTAATACCAATCCGTAAATCATTGAATACATGA